CTTCAATTTCTTGCAAAGAAAGTGGTTTTTCTTCCAATACTTCCGAAGCATAAATTTCTTCTTCTTTTTTAGCGGGTTTAATTATCTGTTGGCCATAGCCAAGTTGAATGGTTGTAGACTCTTGCGTGCCTACATCTTGATACAGCTTTTTTATAATTTGTTCGTTGTCCGGCTTGAAATCTTGTTGCAAGTTGGCATCATTATCAATTAAATCAACCACAATTTTTTTCAAATCGGTCAAATCTTTTTTCATGTCAAATAGAACTTTGTATAGCAAGTCTCGCTCACTAAAATCGCCTGTAGCTCCATCTTGTTTTACAACCGCGGGTAATTGACTGGTAGAGTGATTTGGTAAGTATCGTGCAAGTGTTTCTGCATTGATATCTCTTGTCTTTTCTATTACAGAAATTTGTTCTGTTATGTTTTTTAGTTGACGTACGTTTCCCTGCCAGTAGTAATTTGTTAGCAACCTTTCCGCTTCTCCATCTAGTTTTATAACCGGCATTCTATATTTGGCTGCAAAGTCGGTTGCAAATTTTCGGAAAAGTAAATGAATATCTTGCTTCCGTTCTCTAAGCGATGGTATTATGATTGGAACGGTATTTAAACGATAGTATAAATCTTCTCGAAACTTACTTTTTTCTATTGCTTGAGGAATATTTACGTTAGTAGCAGCTACAACACGCACGTCTGTTTTTTGAACTTTAGAAGCACCTACTTTCATAAACTCGCCACTTTCTAATACCCGCAAAAGTCTTGCCTGTGTAGCTAAAGGCATTTCGGCAACCTCGTCTAAAAAAATGGTGCCTCCGTTGGCAACTTCAAAGTACCCTTTTCTAGCCTCGTGTGCGCCCGTAAAGGAGCCCTTTTCATGTCCAAACAATTCCGAATCAATTGTGCCTTCTGGTATTGCACCACAGTTAACCGCTATGTAAGGACCGTGTTTCCGAGCGCTTAATTGGTGGACAATTTGAGGGAAAACTTCTTTTCCTGTTCCGCTTTCTCCGGTAATAAGAACGCTCAAATCAGTTGGTGCTACTTGCATAGCAATATCAATAGCCCTCTCAAGCAAAGGCGAACCGCCTATTATTCCAAATCTGTTTTTTATTTCTTGAATAGTCATATCTAAACGAATATTTTAACTATTATTTTTGTTTTTTAAATCCTTCATTGGTTAAAACGTATAATCCTTCAGGTACATTTGTACACTCACTAAGTTTATTTTTAGTACTATTCCTACTTATCTGCACTCCTTTACTAGAAACAGAAACTTTTCTGCTACACTTGTTAAATTCAGATTTTCCTCCGACTTGATTATAATGGGATAGATTTTCTTCAGCATAGGAAACTACATGGCAAAGCTCTTTTGGAGTATCATCTATGTTAATTATTATAATTCCCGATTTTCCAGTTGACGCTCCCGTGGCTTGAATAAATTCACGATAATATAGTACGATTTCAGGTTTTCCTTTTTTATCAAAATCTATTTTTAGTATGCTATCCAATTCCGTATACCGATCAAAATAATATATAGTCATCCATTCATCTTTTCCATTTTTACAAACCAAAGAAAATGGCGTGTTCTCATACAATCTGTTTTCATAGTCGTAAGACAATGCAATGTCAGGGTATTTGGGGTGTATTTTAAAGGATGTATCTTTAACGTCCATAGAATTTAGAGAATAGTAATCACATACTCTTACTTGAAATGTGCTATCTGTTTCTAAAAACTTTGTTTGGGCTAAACTTATTTTCTCAAAAAAAAGTGAGAGAATAAGTAGACATAAATAAAATATTTTTTTTGATTGGTTGTACATAATTTTTTCTATTCAACATTCAACACTCAAAATTCAAAACTTCTTTATACTACTTCTCCAATAAGGGTAGCCACAGTACAAGAGGTTGCAAGTACATTCACGTATTCCCCTTTTTTATGATTCCCTTTTGGAAAAACAACTACTAAGTTTTGTGTATTTCTACCGTACAAAAAGTCGTTCGATTTTTTTGAATATCCTTCAATTAATACTTTGTGTACTTTACCTAATCCCTTTTTGGTTTTAATTCCAGAGTTTTTTTGTTGTAAATCAACAATTTTTTGGAGCCTTCGTAATTTTACATCTTCCGGTACATCGTCCTTAAACTTTCGTTCTGCAAGGGTTTTAGGTCTTTCAGAATAGGCAAACATATATGCAAAATCATATTGCACTTGCTCCATTAGTGAAACTGTTTCTTCAAATTCTTCCTCCGTTTCGCTACAAAAACCTGTAATTATATCAGTAGAAATACCACAGTCTGGCATGTATTTATAAATTGCATTAATCCTGTCTAAATACCATTCTCGGGTATAGCCTCGATTCATCATTTCTAAAATCCTGCTACTGCCTGATTGTACTGGAAGATGAATGTATTTGCAAATGTTTTCATACTTAGCCATTACTTGCAATACCTCATCTGTCATGTCTTTTGGATGTGAGGTCGAAAAACGTACTCGTAGTTCCGGACTTACTTGCGCTACCATTTCTAGTAGTTGAGCAAAATTAAGCGATGCTTTCTTTTGAGTTTCTGTTAATATTTCTTTTTTCAATCCTCCACCTGCCCATAGGTAGGAGTCAACGTTTTGTCCGAGTAACGTAACTTCTCTATATCCACGGTTAAATAAGTCATGAGCTTCCTCCAAAATACTTTGAGGGTCTCTGCTGCGCTCTCTGCCGCGCGTAAAGGGCACAACACAAAACGCACACATATTATCACATCCGCGCATAATGCTAATAAATGCCGAAACACCATTGCTGTCAAGCCTTTCTGGGGTAATATCTGAATAGGTTTCTTCTTTCGATAAAACTACATTTATTGCTTTGTTCCCATCTTTAACTTCATTTAGCAATCCGGGTAAATCTCTATACGCGTCAGGACCTACCACTAAATCAACTATTTTTTCTTCGTCCAAAAACTGAGATTTAAGTCGCTCTGCCATACAACCCAATACGCCAATTTTTAAATCGCGATTGTTTTTTTTTAGGGTATTAAATTGCTTTAACTTATTTCGCACACGCTGTTCTGCGTTGTCTCTAATGGCACACGTGTTTAATAAAATTAAGTCCGCTTCGGTATAATCAGATGTGGTAGAATACCCTTCTTTGGTAAGTATTGATGCAACAATTTCACTGTCAGCAAAATTCATTTGACAGCCATAACTCTCCAAAAATAGTTTTTTGGAGGAATTGGCACTTTCCGTTTTTAATAAAAGAGCTTCCCCTTGTCTCGATTCATCAATAATTTTATTTTCCATGCTTTTATTTTCTAGTGCAAAAATACCCAAAATAAGCTACATGACAAAATGGCAACACTTAAAAAGTGTTAATAAAAAAAGGCTATCCAACTTGGATAGCCTTTGTATTGATTTAAATCGAATGACTCTTAGAATTTATAAGAAAAATTAGCGCTCAAAACCGATTTGAATTGCGTTCTTGGTCCTGTATTCCCATCAACATCAGTAATTGCGATGTCGTCATCGTAAATTATAATTGCATTGTAATTAATGGCAACGTACTTCATTACTTTTATGGTAAGTAGGTTATCCCAAAATACATCAATTTTGGATGGATCAGTTATATAGTTGGAAAACAACTCCAAATTT
This DNA window, taken from Bacteroidota bacterium, encodes the following:
- a CDS encoding sigma-54-dependent Fis family transcriptional regulator, which produces MTIQEIKNRFGIIGGSPLLERAIDIAMQVAPTDLSVLITGESGTGKEVFPQIVHQLSARKHGPYIAVNCGAIPEGTIDSELFGHEKGSFTGAHEARKGYFEVANGGTIFLDEVAEMPLATQARLLRVLESGEFMKVGASKVQKTDVRVVAATNVNIPQAIEKSKFREDLYYRLNTVPIIIPSLRERKQDIHLLFRKFATDFAAKYRMPVIKLDGEAERLLTNYYWQGNVRQLKNITEQISVIEKTRDINAETLARYLPNHSTSQLPAVVKQDGATGDFSERDLLYKVLFDMKKDLTDLKKIVVDLIDNDANLQQDFKPDNEQIIKKLYQDVGTQESTTIQLGYGQQIIKPAKKEEEIYASEVLEEKPLSLQEIEEEMIKKALTKHKGRRKNAAKELGISERTLYRKINEYGIKE
- the miaB gene encoding tRNA (N6-isopentenyl adenosine(37)-C2)-methylthiotransferase MiaB yields the protein MENKIIDESRQGEALLLKTESANSSKKLFLESYGCQMNFADSEIVASILTKEGYSTTSDYTEADLILLNTCAIRDNAEQRVRNKLKQFNTLKKNNRDLKIGVLGCMAERLKSQFLDEEKIVDLVVGPDAYRDLPGLLNEVKDGNKAINVVLSKEETYSDITPERLDSNGVSAFISIMRGCDNMCAFCVVPFTRGRERSRDPQSILEEAHDLFNRGYREVTLLGQNVDSYLWAGGGLKKEILTETQKKASLNFAQLLEMVAQVSPELRVRFSTSHPKDMTDEVLQVMAKYENICKYIHLPVQSGSSRILEMMNRGYTREWYLDRINAIYKYMPDCGISTDIITGFCSETEEEFEETVSLMEQVQYDFAYMFAYSERPKTLAERKFKDDVPEDVKLRRLQKIVDLQQKNSGIKTKKGLGKVHKVLIEGYSKKSNDFLYGRNTQNLVVVFPKGNHKKGEYVNVLATSCTVATLIGEVV